From Woronichinia naegeliana WA131, the proteins below share one genomic window:
- a CDS encoding ISAs1 family transposase: MKLRPKYRLVEHFAEIDDPRIERTKRHKLIDILTIAILAVICGAEGWVAMESFGKAKHQWLKKILELPNGIPSHDTFARVFASLNPEQFQDCFLHWVKSIAEVSEGEVIAIDGKTLRHSYDNANGKGAIQMVSAWATANRLVLGQCKVESKSNEITAIPKLLKMLEVKGCIVTIDAMGTQTKIAQQIVGRGGDYVLALKGNQGNLCEDVEQLFAHAQSVNFAGIKHDFHQTIDKGHGRIEIRRCWTMEQTEFLLGGEKWAKLTSICMIKAERRLKDKTEYETRYYISSLPSNAQKLSQSVRSHWLIENSLHWVLDLAFNEDACRIRKDFAPENLAVLRHIALNLLTKENTLKLGIKNKRLRAGWDEDYLLKVLLG; the protein is encoded by the coding sequence ATGAAACTCCGACCCAAATATAGACTGGTAGAACACTTTGCCGAAATAGATGACCCTCGCATCGAACGAACAAAACGGCATAAACTCATTGATATTCTAACGATTGCCATCTTAGCCGTTATTTGTGGAGCAGAAGGTTGGGTAGCCATGGAAAGTTTCGGCAAGGCTAAACATCAATGGCTAAAAAAAATTTTGGAATTGCCAAATGGCATCCCCTCCCACGATACGTTTGCGCGTGTATTTGCTAGTCTGAATCCAGAGCAATTTCAAGACTGTTTTCTGCATTGGGTCAAAAGTATAGCGGAGGTAAGTGAAGGGGAAGTGATAGCGATTGACGGCAAAACCCTTCGCCACTCCTATGATAATGCCAACGGAAAGGGCGCAATTCAGATGGTAAGTGCATGGGCAACAGCAAATCGTCTAGTACTAGGACAGTGCAAGGTGGAAAGCAAATCGAATGAAATCACGGCGATACCCAAACTCCTGAAAATGCTAGAGGTCAAAGGTTGTATCGTAACGATTGATGCCATGGGAACTCAGACAAAGATTGCCCAACAGATAGTAGGGCGAGGGGGAGATTATGTTTTGGCATTGAAAGGCAATCAAGGTAATCTATGTGAGGATGTTGAACAATTATTTGCTCATGCTCAATCGGTTAATTTTGCGGGAATTAAGCATGATTTTCATCAAACAATAGACAAGGGACATGGACGGATTGAAATTCGCCGTTGCTGGACGATGGAACAAACAGAATTTTTGCTGGGTGGGGAGAAATGGGCAAAGTTGACGAGCATCTGTATGATTAAAGCGGAGAGACGATTGAAAGACAAAACAGAGTATGAGACCCGCTACTATATCAGTAGCCTGCCGAGTAATGCTCAAAAATTATCCCAATCTGTTCGTAGTCATTGGTTGATAGAAAACTCTTTACATTGGGTTCTAGACTTGGCCTTCAACGAGGATGCTTGTCGCATTCGTAAGGATTTTGCTCCTGAGAATTTAGCCGTCTTACGCCATATCGCTCTTAACTTGCTCACAAAGGAAAATACTCTGAAACTTGGTATCAAGAATAAACGGCTACGCGCTGGTTGGGACGAGGACTATCTCCTTAAGGTTTTACTCGGATAA